The segment AAACAAGCAGAAAAATTCAACCGTCCGGTCATTACGTTGATCAACACTGCGGGTGCCTATTGTGGGATCGGTGCAGAAGAACGTGGTGAAGGGGAAGCGATTGCCCGTAATCTATTAGAAATGTCGGATTTGAAGGTACCAATCATCAGTATTATTATTGGTGAAGGCGGTAGTGGTGGGGCACTAGCCTTAGCATTAGCCGATGAAGTCTGGATGTTAGAACAAACGATCTATGCTGTTTTATCACCAGAAGGCTTTGCTTCGATTCTTTGGAAAGACGGCAGCCGAGCAGCCGAAGCCGCTGAATTGATGAAAGTCGCTGCTGGTGAATTATTAGAGTTAGACGTCATTGATCGAGTGATCCCCGAAACATTCAATGGAGAACCTTTAGGCAAAGAAAAAGTTGCGCGTATGATGCAAAAAGCATTGATCGAAAAACTGACCGAACTTTGTCAGAAACCAACCGAAGAATTGATCGAACAACGCTACCAACGTTTTCGTAAATATTAAGAAGTTTTTTGATTTAAACTGTAGAGAATTGCCTCTACAGTTTTTTCTGATTTATCCTATAAATGGATAAATATTGGTTTATGATTTATATATTTAATGTGTTTATTTGTATGATTTGCTAGTTAAAAGGGGAAATAAAATAGGAATTATATGATTTTTTTAGAAAATATTCTTGTTTCTTTTTGATTGTAAGGGTTAAAATGGAAAAAATTTTATGATATATATTTAACTTAATATAAAAAACTAATTTCATTGAATTTTCTTAGATTTTTAAACTTACACTGATATTTAGTTATTAGAGATTGTATCTTGATGTGTAATTATTTAGGTATTAGATTTTGATTGTTGATTATATAAAAGAAAAATGGAAAATGTTAATTGGAAGAATGATATTAAAGATAGAGATAATTTGAATTTCTGTAACTTAAAAAAATTTAGTAATTTTTCATAGAGTATATATTGAATGTTGTGTTATACACTAAAAATTGAAAAAAACTAGGTTAACGCGTAATTAAATGTACCGTTTTTATTCTTTTAATGAAGTATATCCCACTTATTTACTGTGTAATTATCGCAATACATAAAAATAAACATCTTCTAACCACAAATAACCTGATTTGGTTTATCAAATCGGGCTATTTGTGGTTAGATACTACTATTCAATATATATATGTACAAGCTTTTTGAGATGTCTAAGATAATAGCGAGAAAAAATGAAGTGAAGTTGTCCTTTATTGCAGTTTATTTATTGTTCATTTTTCTCACTAATTAACCAATAGGACAACCACCATTAGAACGTACAGTTCCTTTATATATCACATTCTTCCAGTTGAAAAATCTTTTTCATAAGACCAAGACTGTAAAGTTAATTGTCCGCAATAAATTCCATCATTATAAATCATTGTGTTAGTTAACCCGGCTAACGTAGTAGATCGTCTTGTGTGATAGATGATTTTACTACCTAAAGGTTCTATAGATATTGAGGTATATTCCGCTATTGCTAAGTTTGTGTTTGCATTGTGTCTTTCAGTAAATAAAAATAGACCAGAAATTACTATTGAAGCTATTAAAATTTGTTTGAAATATTTCATTTTAGATCCTCCTCATCAATTGGTGATAATAAGTCATTGTTCAAAATATTTAATTTTGATGGAACTGGAAATGGAACGGAGTTATGATAAAAGTAACCTTCATAATAACCAGTTGTACCATAATGACTTGGTAGTTCACGATATCTGCTTAACCATCCCCTATATGCACCGCTTTGAAAGAAAGCTACTGCGGGAGCGGGGCTACCTGTTTTAATCCATCCTGACGTCCAATATCTAGTCAATATTGCTTTTGAGTCTAAGTTATCTGAATTTGAACCTATTGATTGGATGCTAGAAAATGGTTCTGTATGCTCGATTATTTCTTGGGTCTAGACGATTTGGCTAGGTAACAACATACTGAAAAAAGTAACGCCAACAAAGCAACTAAAAATAACCTTTTTTTTCATATTAAACCTCTTTTTTTTATTTGTTACAATTTTATTATAGTTAGTTTATTATTTCCGATCAAATCATAACTTAGTTATTATTTGATATTTTTTTTGTGTGTGATATTTTTATTAAAAAGGAGTTGATGTTGTGTTTTATAAGTTGTTAAGTAAGTTATTTTATGTTCTTTTTTTGGGAGGTGTAATTTCTTTGTCGCTATTCTTGACTGGCTGCTCTAAATCGAATGAGGACCGATTAAAAAACATCGAAATTGTTCAAGTGACGAATGCTGGGACGCTACAAAACAGAGGAAGTTATACTCTTAAAGAGGGAAATTTAGAGATCATGAAAGAAATCCAACTGGCACAAAGCCTTGATCAAGATCCCGCAGATTTAAAACTCTCAAGCAGTGAAGAACAAGAAATCAAAAGTTTGCTGACACCAGATTTTACATCCGCAGAACAAGACCTAAAAACGAATGAACTTTTTCAAACATTTGTTAAAGAGATCGAACATGTAACAGTCGAAGTCAATCAGGAGAAGAAAACGACAACGTTAGTCGGAAAGGATTATCGAAAAGAATTTTCTTGGGTAGGTGAAAGTGGAAATCGTTTATCTGACTCACATAAGATTGAATATAGTTTTGTGTCAGGGAATGAGGAATAGTTGAGTAAAGGAATAGCCTTAAAAAACGATGCTTCTTGCAAAATGATTATTGAAGTAGAGGAATTTCAGAATAATTTGAACAGAAAGAAGGGGGCACCATCTTTTCCCTGTTCTTTTAATTGATTAAAAATATTTTTCTGTACCGAATCAGGATTTTTGATTTGAAATTTTAAAAGTTGTTGAAACCATAGGTATTTCTTTTTAGTGCTGGATATTGGTACTTAACTATTTAAGTAGGCCATCTGAATAGTTATAGTGTAAGGCGTTCTTGGTGTGTGCATAAACTTGCTAACGTATCTTATCGTCTTGGTATAGCTTTCAGGAAGTTATATTGTCCAGATATTCGCGAAACATCCATTACACAGTAATCGACCATTTCTTTCCCGCATGAAGAATGCCTTGTTACAATTACACTATTATGATAAGTTTAATGTAGTGTATTTGTAACGTAAGTGAGGGGATTAAATGCAAGATAAGCTGAAAGAGTTGTTGCGTATTCGCGATGGAAATTTATCTATGAAGGAAGCTAGAAAATTAGGAATTTCAGCAACTACTGTACAAAGATTGGTGAATCAAGGAATTTTGATGAAAGTTGATCGTGGTTATTATGTAGAGACTGGTCATGGAATCGATGATTTATTTTGTTTTCAGCAACGATTTTCCAGAGGAATATTTTCTCATGAAACGACATTAGATATATATCAACTTTCTACAAACATGCCGAACTTCATTCATTTGACTTTTCCACATGGTTATAATGTGAATCGTTCAATTACGAAAGAGCAACAGTTACAATTTCATTTTGTGAAGAAGGAAGTATACGAGTTAGGGAAAGTGGAGGGCACTTCCTTTCAAGGAAATCCTATTATTATATACGATAAGGAACGAACTCTTTGTGATATTTGGAATCCGAGATATGAAATTGAATATGAAATGAAATTAGAAGCTTTAAAAGAGTACATGAGAGATCCTAGGAGAGACCCAAGTAAATTAAGAGATTATATGACAAAACTACATGTAGAAAAAGAAATGAAATATCATATGCAGAGTTTGTATTGATGGAGAGAAAATATGACCCCTACACAATTTACAGCAAAAACAAGAAATCTTGCAAAAAGTATAGGATTAAATGCACAGTTAGTTCAAAGGCATTTTATGATGGATCGCTTAGTTGAACAAATCTCTGAATCGAAGTATAAAAATGACTTTATTTTGAAAGGTGGTCTTCTATTAGGTTCAAAATATGGAATTGATAGAAGAACAACAATTGATATTGATACGACATTTAGAAATAGTAAATTAACTAAAGAAAAATTGAAGAACATCTTTAAAGAATTAACTAGTAAACCTACGAAAGAGGGAATTGTTTTCTCTGTTCAAGAGATTAAAGAGACAAGGGAAATTGATTTTTATCCTGGGTTTCAAATTAAATTGATTGCTCATTTAGAAAAAATACGTGTCCCATTTAAATTGGATGTAACAACAGGAGATTCTATTTATCCTGAAGTAGATATACATCATCATCAATTGATGTTTGAAGATAAAAAAGTGGAGATTCCAGCTTATCCAACAGAACAGATTATTGCAGAAAAGCTGAGTGCTACATTTAACTTTGGGACAGACAATTCGAGATTGAAAGATTACTACGACCTATTTGCCATCAGAAAACTAGAAAATATTGATATGAAAGAGCTATATAAAAGTGTCCGAAATACATTTACAAAACGTGGAGACAACAAACCGTTATCTTTTTATTATGAAAGGGAAATCGAAAAGATAAAAGGGAGCGGTTATTTGGAAAAACTATGGGACAAATATCGCTCAGTTAATTCTTTTGCGAATTCTATTTCATTTGCAGATACAGTTAACGGAGTTGCTTATCTAATGCAAATTGTAATCAAAATTGAAAATCAAGAAAGAAAACAATAGTTTACAAGAATTGAACAAATCAAGATGACAAACGATATTAATTGTGTGATTTAGCGTAAATCAGCGGAACCAATGAGCTTGGTACAGAGGTGTTTGGCTTTGAGAAACAAAGTAAAATAGACTGAAAATCAAATAAAAAAGCTGAGACTTGGTTCTCAGCTTTTTCATTTCTTCCCTTGAAATATTAAAATAAATATTCTTAATTTGTGATTATTATTCATTTTAAAAGCATAAAAACGAATAAAATTAAATAAATATACAAAAAATAGTTTATTTTTGAAATTTTCATGCTATAATGACAGAACAAAATGAATAAGGGGCGAGACAATGAAAAAGATTTCCGGAATTATTTTATTTTTAGTTACAACATTCGCATTAGGAGCTTGCGGGAATGGGGATGCAGCTGAATCAAACGATCAATTAGCAGCAATCAAGGAAAGTGGTGTATTGAAAGTGGCGACGTCTGCTGATTATGCGCCGTTTGAATTTCATACGATCGTCGATGGGAAAGATCAAATCGTCGGATCGGATATTGATTTAGCTAAAGCCATCGCAGATGAGCTTGGTGTGAAATTGGAGCTCTCAGATATGAGTTTCAACACGGTGTTAGCCTCTTTAAAAGAAGGGAAAGTCGATGTAGCGATCTCAGCGATTTCAGCGACCGCAGAACGAAAAGAACAATTTGACTTCACCGACAACTATTACAATCCGCCACAAGTTCTCGTGATCAATAAAAAAGATAAAAACACGTTCACAAGCATTGATCGCTTGGCAGGTAAAAGCTTAGGGGCGCAAAAAGGCTCGATCCAAGAAGCAGTGATCAACGAACAAATCAAAGAAGCTAAAGTAGTCACGATCGATAAAGTGCCAAATATGGTGATCGAGATCAATCAAGGTTCACTGGATGGCATGGTCGTTGAACAAACGATTGCCGAAGCATATATTGCTCAGAACCCCAACTTGATGATTGCAGATATCCCTTTGGAACAATCAGATGATGAAGCTTTTGCTGTTGCCTTACCAAAAGGGAGTACAGAATTACAAGAAGAGTTGAATAAAATCATCAAAAAATTAAGTGATGAGGGAAAAATCGATGAATTCATCAAAAAAAATCATGAACTAGCTGAACAAACAGCGACAGAATAGAGGGACGCAGTGTGAATTTTTCGTTTTTAGATAAGTACTTACCGTATTTTTTATCCGGCGCGGTCGTTACGATCGTCATTTCGATCTTGACAGTCATCTTTGGTACAATGATTGGCCTAGCCATGGCATTGATGAAGCGCTCAAAGATCAAGCCTTTGAATTGGTTAGCTAATAGTTATATCGAATTACTAAGAGGCACACCGATGTTATTGCAGATCATGATCGGATTCATCTTATTGCAACGTTTCTTTCCAGCGGTGGATTGGTCCGTGGGGATTTTAACCATCGACTTAGGGCGTTTGATACCAGGAATCATCGTATTATCACTGAACTCTGGGGCGTATGTTGCTGAGATCATTCGTGGAGGGATTGCGGCTGTTGATATGGGACAAACAGAAGCTTCGTATTCACTAGGCTTACGTCCTATACAGGCGATGCGTTATGTCATTTTCCCACAAGCGTTGAGAAATATCCTGCCACCATTAGGAAATGAGTTTGTCACGTTGATCAAAGATTCTTCTTTACTGACAGTGATCGGTATCAATGAATTGATGGGATCTGCTCAGATCGTTATCTCAAACTCCTATATCCCATTGGAACCTTATTTTATTGCCGCAGGGTTATACTTCGTTATGACCTTTGTAACATCGCGGTTGTTGAGTAGTTGGGAGAAAAAACTCGGAAAAGGGTATCAACGTTAGGAGAGAATGTCGTATGGAAAAATCAATAGTAACGATCAAACAATTAAATAAATCATTTGGGGAAACAGAAGTATTGAAAGGAATTACTACGACTATTTCCGCCGGGGAGGTCGTAGTGATCATCGGCCCTTCAGGTTCAGGGAAAAGTACGTTTCTCCGTTGTTTGAATCTACTCGAATCTCCTACAGCCGGTACGGTGGAGTTTGAGGGAACGGATATCACACATAAGAAACACGATATTTTTAAAACAAGAGAAAAAATGGGGATGGTTTTTCAACAGTTCAATCTATTTCCCAATATGACAGTATTAGAAAATATCACCTTATCACCAATCAAAGTGAAAAAAATGCCTAAGAAAGCAGCCGAGGCGATCGCTTTGGAATTATTGGCAAAAGTTGGTTTGTCAGATAAAGCCACCGCCTATCCTTACTCTTTATCAGGTGGACAGCAGCAACGGATAGCGATTGCCCGAGCGTTGGCAATGCAACCAGACGTCATGTTGTTCGATGAGCCTACTTCGGCACTTGATCCAGAAATGGTGGGTGAAGTACTCTCGGTTATGTTGCAATTGGCACAAGAAGGGATGACGATGGTCATTGTCACTCATGAAATCGGCTTTGCGAAAGAAGTGGGTGATCGAATCATCTTTATGGATCAAGGACAGATCGTGGAAGAGGGGACACCTAGTGAGGTGCTGGAGCGGACGAGCCAGCCTCGGACTATCGATTTTTTGGCCAAAGTATTGTAGTAAAAAATAAGATATAAGAAATGGCGCTCTTTTCCAACATTACCTATGGATAGTGATTTCAGTTCTTTAGGTTTTTCTAAAATTATATGAATGATGTTCCAAAAGTAACTCTTTCAGTAATAAGCAACCAACTCAAGAATATAGAAGAATCTATTTTATGAGCTGATTGCTTATTTTTTGGAGCTGGTTCCTTCTGTTATTACCTCCATTAAAAGGTTTAATGTATAGAGGTAGTTTTTTTTTAGATTTTACAGTATAATATGGGGTTGAGGAGTACATATCGTGCTCCTTCATTTTTTGCAGATGAGGAGACAACATGTTTTCAAATTATAAACCTACATGGATGGTAGAAGCCGTCTATAAAATTACCCCTGCACAACTGAAAAAACTAGGGATCAAAGCCGTCTTGACGGACCTTGATAATACACTGATTGCTTGGAATAATCCAGATGGAACGGAAGAATTGTTCACTTGGATTTTAGAAATGAGAAATGCGGGCATACCAGTAGTCGTTGTTTCTAACAACAACTCAGAACGCGTAGCTCGTGCAGTTAAAAAATTTGAGCTACTTTATGTTGCAAGAGCTTTGAAGCCTTTGCCAGTGGGAATCAATAAAGCAAAAAAAATGTTGGATCTGGCAGATGAAGAAATCATCATGATTGGTGATCAGATCATGACCGATATTCGTGGCGCGAATAGTGCCGGTATCCGTAGTGTCTTAGTTAAACCAATCATTGAAACTGATAGTTGGAAGACGAAATTCAATCGGTTCTGGGAACGTAAGATCATGAGTTATTTAGTAAAGAAACATCCAGATATGGATTGGCGAGGTGGCATTGAATGAACGAAGAATTGCAATGTATCGGTTGTGGCGTGATGATCCAAACTGAACATCCTGATGAATTAGGCTATACACCAAAAGCAGCACTCGAAAAAGGGTTAGCAACAGGGGATGTTTATTGTCAACGTTGTTTCCGTTTGAGACATTATAATGAGATCCAAGATGTATCACTGACAGATGATGATTTCTTGCGATTACTAAATGAATTAGGTCAAAAAGACGCATTGATCGTCAATGTGGTGGATATTTTCGATTTCAACGGTTCACTGATTCCTGGATTACATCGTTTTGTCGGAAAAAATCCAGTTCTTTTGGTTGGGAACAAAGTCGATATTTTACCTAAATCATTAAAAAAATCAAAAATGATCCAATGGATGAATGAGCGTGCCCATGAAGCAGGGCTAAGACCTGTCGAGGTGTTGTTGACAAGCGCAAAAAAAGCACCTGAAATGACAACACTTCTAGAGAAAATCGAAAAATATCGTGAGGGTCGAGATGTGTATATCGTTGGTGTGACGAATGTCGGGAAATCGACATTGATCAATCAGATCATCAAAAATACGGCAGGCGTCCAAGAAGTGATCACGACTTCGCAGTTCCCAGGAACAACGTTAGATAAAATCGAGATCCCATTGGATGATGGCCAATTTTTGATCGATACACCAGGAATTATCCATCGCCATCAAATGGCCCACTATTTAGGCAAAAAAGACTTACGTATCATCGCACCGACGAAGGAAATCAAGCCTAAGGTGTATCAGCTGAATGAAGGTCAAACGCTTTTCCTTGGAGGATTAGCTCGATTCGACTTTATCAGTGGCAAACGAGGTTCATTTATTGCTTATGTATCAAATGATGTCAATTTACATCGGACAAAATTAGAAAAAGCCGATACTTTTTATGAAAAACATGTAGGCGGCTTATTGCAACCACCACGTCCGAATGAAGTCAGTGAATTCCCTGAACTTGTTCGCTTTGAGTTTTCTGTAAAAGAAAAGACAGATATCGTCTTTGCAGGACTAGGCTGGATCACGGTAACGGAACCAGCAGTCATCGCAGGCTGGGCGCCAAAAGGGGTACATGTGTTAAGAAGAAAAGCACTGATTTAAGAAAGAAGGAAAAACATGAGTTTAAGAGGAAAGCAAAAACGATTTTTACGTAGTCAGGCACACCATCTTCAACCGATCTTCCAAATCGGTAAAGGTGGGATCAATGAAGCAATGATCGTCCAAATCGAAGAAGCACTTGAAAAAAGAGAATTGATCAAAGTATCATTGTTGCAAAATACAGATGAGATCGCAGAAGATGTGGCACAAGTATTAGAACAAGCTATCGCATGTGAAGTGGTTCAGATCATCGGACGCGTGCTTGTTTTATACAAAGCATCATCTAAAGAGAAATACCAACGGATATCTAAAGAAGTACATGCAATCTAAGGAGTGACGAAGATGAAATCGCAAGCGAAATCCTTTGTTCGACCTCAAGTATTTCCAAAAGAAATGCCCCATCTTTATGCGAAAAGAAAACAGGTGGGGATCTTGGGCGGAACTTTCAATCCTGTGCATCTAGCCCATCTAGTGATGGCAGAACAAGCAGGACAGAATTTAGGACTAGACCATGTCTGTTTAATGCCTTCCTATCAACCACCTCATGTGGATGAAAAGCCAACTATACCGGCAGAACATCGCTTAAACATGCTGGAACTTGCGATCGAAGACAATCCTTTTCTAACGATTGAAACGATTGAAATCGAACGAGGCGGCAAAAGCTATACGTATGACACGATGAAGGCTTTGACTCAAAATAATCCTGATACGGACTACTATTTTATCATCGGCGGTGATATGGTCGAATATTTACCAAAGTGGTACAAAATCGACGAG is part of the Enterococcus mundtii genome and harbors:
- the yqeH gene encoding ribosome biogenesis GTPase YqeH — its product is MNEELQCIGCGVMIQTEHPDELGYTPKAALEKGLATGDVYCQRCFRLRHYNEIQDVSLTDDDFLRLLNELGQKDALIVNVVDIFDFNGSLIPGLHRFVGKNPVLLVGNKVDILPKSLKKSKMIQWMNERAHEAGLRPVEVLLTSAKKAPEMTTLLEKIEKYREGRDVYIVGVTNVGKSTLINQIIKNTAGVQEVITTSQFPGTTLDKIEIPLDDGQFLIDTPGIIHRHQMAHYLGKKDLRIIAPTKEIKPKVYQLNEGQTLFLGGLARFDFISGKRGSFIAYVSNDVNLHRTKLEKADTFYEKHVGGLLQPPRPNEVSEFPELVRFEFSVKEKTDIVFAGLGWITVTEPAVIAGWAPKGVHVLRRKALI
- a CDS encoding transporter substrate-binding domain-containing protein; this encodes MKKISGIILFLVTTFALGACGNGDAAESNDQLAAIKESGVLKVATSADYAPFEFHTIVDGKDQIVGSDIDLAKAIADELGVKLELSDMSFNTVLASLKEGKVDVAISAISATAERKEQFDFTDNYYNPPQVLVINKKDKNTFTSIDRLAGKSLGAQKGSIQEAVINEQIKEAKVVTIDKVPNMVIEINQGSLDGMVVEQTIAEAYIAQNPNLMIADIPLEQSDDEAFAVALPKGSTELQEELNKIIKKLSDEGKIDEFIKKNHELAEQTATE
- a CDS encoding nicotinate-nucleotide adenylyltransferase, translated to MKSQAKSFVRPQVFPKEMPHLYAKRKQVGILGGTFNPVHLAHLVMAEQAGQNLGLDHVCLMPSYQPPHVDEKPTIPAEHRLNMLELAIEDNPFLTIETIEIERGGKSYTYDTMKALTQNNPDTDYYFIIGGDMVEYLPKWYKIDELLTMVHFVGIHRRGYQVETPYPVIWVDVPEIDLSSTKIRQKIQQGCSVRYLIPDKVLDYIQKEGLYQHEL
- a CDS encoding amino acid ABC transporter ATP-binding protein, which gives rise to MEKSIVTIKQLNKSFGETEVLKGITTTISAGEVVVIIGPSGSGKSTFLRCLNLLESPTAGTVEFEGTDITHKKHDIFKTREKMGMVFQQFNLFPNMTVLENITLSPIKVKKMPKKAAEAIALELLAKVGLSDKATAYPYSLSGGQQQRIAIARALAMQPDVMLFDEPTSALDPEMVGEVLSVMLQLAQEGMTMVIVTHEIGFAKEVGDRIIFMDQGQIVEEGTPSEVLERTSQPRTIDFLAKVL
- a CDS encoding amino acid ABC transporter permease; translated protein: MNFSFLDKYLPYFLSGAVVTIVISILTVIFGTMIGLAMALMKRSKIKPLNWLANSYIELLRGTPMLLQIMIGFILLQRFFPAVDWSVGILTIDLGRLIPGIIVLSLNSGAYVAEIIRGGIAAVDMGQTEASYSLGLRPIQAMRYVIFPQALRNILPPLGNEFVTLIKDSSLLTVIGINELMGSAQIVISNSYIPLEPYFIAAGLYFVMTFVTSRLLSSWEKKLGKGYQR
- a CDS encoding type IV toxin-antitoxin system AbiEi family antitoxin domain-containing protein encodes the protein MQDKLKELLRIRDGNLSMKEARKLGISATTVQRLVNQGILMKVDRGYYVETGHGIDDLFCFQQRFSRGIFSHETTLDIYQLSTNMPNFIHLTFPHGYNVNRSITKEQQLQFHFVKKEVYELGKVEGTSFQGNPIIIYDKERTLCDIWNPRYEIEYEMKLEALKEYMRDPRRDPSKLRDYMTKLHVEKEMKYHMQSLY
- the yhbY gene encoding ribosome assembly RNA-binding protein YhbY, which translates into the protein MSLRGKQKRFLRSQAHHLQPIFQIGKGGINEAMIVQIEEALEKRELIKVSLLQNTDEIAEDVAQVLEQAIACEVVQIIGRVLVLYKASSKEKYQRISKEVHAI
- a CDS encoding nucleotidyl transferase AbiEii/AbiGii toxin family protein, yielding MTPTQFTAKTRNLAKSIGLNAQLVQRHFMMDRLVEQISESKYKNDFILKGGLLLGSKYGIDRRTTIDIDTTFRNSKLTKEKLKNIFKELTSKPTKEGIVFSVQEIKETREIDFYPGFQIKLIAHLEKIRVPFKLDVTTGDSIYPEVDIHHHQLMFEDKKVEIPAYPTEQIIAEKLSATFNFGTDNSRLKDYYDLFAIRKLENIDMKELYKSVRNTFTKRGDNKPLSFYYEREIEKIKGSGYLEKLWDKYRSVNSFANSISFADTVNGVAYLMQIVIKIENQERKQ
- a CDS encoding acetyl-CoA carboxylase carboxyl transferase subunit alpha — its product is MNKTAHDIVQLARAKDRWTSLDFFETIFEGFQEFHGDRLFGDDEAIVGGVAKLAGKPVTVIGIQKGRDLQENIRRNFGSPHPEGYRKALRLMKQAEKFNRPVITLINTAGAYCGIGAEERGEGEAIARNLLEMSDLKVPIISIIIGEGGSGGALALALADEVWMLEQTIYAVLSPEGFASILWKDGSRAAEAAELMKVAAGELLELDVIDRVIPETFNGEPLGKEKVARMMQKALIEKLTELCQKPTEELIEQRYQRFRKY
- a CDS encoding YqeG family HAD IIIA-type phosphatase; translation: MFSNYKPTWMVEAVYKITPAQLKKLGIKAVLTDLDNTLIAWNNPDGTEELFTWILEMRNAGIPVVVVSNNNSERVARAVKKFELLYVARALKPLPVGINKAKKMLDLADEEIIMIGDQIMTDIRGANSAGIRSVLVKPIIETDSWKTKFNRFWERKIMSYLVKKHPDMDWRGGIE